In Lytechinus variegatus isolate NC3 chromosome 12, Lvar_3.0, whole genome shotgun sequence, a single window of DNA contains:
- the LOC121425290 gene encoding uncharacterized protein LOC121425290: MYTRDEEKRLLLQQLMALPFLPVEVVPEFRRLRLQSDSPMQNKFLEIFELMIHNYINNIDNNSFSFLSFQLFDYLESTRMTNPTWPVRVWSMFGKAIKTNNDAEGYNRRLNRRAGGKSTGVYQLLSLLFKESQLMPNSAHGG, from the exons ATGTACACGAGGGATGAGGAGAAGAGGCTTCTTCTACAACAGCTAATGGCATTACCATTCCTGCCAGTAGAAGTGGTCCCCGAGTTCCGACGACTTCGGCTTCAGAGCGACAGTCCCAT GCAAAACAAGTTTTTAG AAATATTTGAACTTATGATACAcaattatattaataatattgacaataattcattttcttttttatctttccaGCTCTTTGATTACCTAGAGTCGACAAGGATGACGAACCCAACCTGGCCAGTGCGAGTCTGGTCAATGTTTGGAAAGGCCATCAAGACCAACAACGACGCTGAAGGTTACAACCGAAGACTCAACAGAAGAGCGGGAGGGAAGAGTACGGGTGTGTATCAGTTGTTGTCATTGCTCTTCAAGGAGTCACAGCTCATGCCTAACAGTGCGCATGGTGGATAG
- the LOC121425536 gene encoding THO complex subunit 3-like — protein sequence MAASTENMIKKHFEKNCRTKEHNGVHSSKVHSVAWNCDGTMLASGSFDRNVCVFSLDRDRMTREATYKGHVGSVDQLCWHPRNPDVFVTASGDKTIRIWDTRSAKSISTIATKGENINICWSPNEQYIAVGNKDDLVTFVDARSNRIISEEQFKYEVNEISWNNDSDLFFLTNGHGHINILSFPDLKPLQELSAHPANCICIEFDPTGRYFATGSADALVSLWDVPELVCVRTFSRLDWPVRALSFSHDGQLLASASEDLIIDVAHVETGEKVTEVHCESPTFTVAWHPKRYLLAFACDDKDKYNRERDAGSIKLFGLPSD from the exons ATGGCAGCTTCCACagaaaacatgattaaaaaacatTTCGAGAAAAATTGTCGAACAAAAGAACATAATGGGGTTCACTCATCGAAAGTTCACTCTGTAGCATGGAATTGTGATGGCACTATGCTTGCATCCGGATCGTTTGATAGAAATGTTTGTGTCTTTTCGCTGGATAGAGATAGGATG ACCAGAGAAGCAACATACAAGGGTCATGTCGGCAGTGTGGATCAGCTGTGCTGGCATCCCAGAAACCCAGATGTGTTTGTGACCGCATCGGGAGACAAGACGATCAGGATATGGGATACCAGGTCTGCCAAGTCTATATCAACTATAGCTACAAAGG GTGAGAACATCAACATCTGCTGGAGTCCTAACGAGCAGTACATTGCCGTCGGCAACAAGGATGACCTGGTGACCTTTGTAGATGCTAGATCTAATCGTATCATCAGCGAGGAACAATTCAAGTACGAAGTGAATGAGATCTCTTGGAACAACGACAGTGATCTCTTCTTCTTAACAAATGGTCATGGTCACATCAACATCCTAAG cTTTCCAGACCTGAAACCTCTGCAGGAACTCAGTGCCCACCCAGCTAACTGCATATGCATTGAGTTTGATCCAACCGGAAGGTACTTTGCCACAGGAAGTGCCGATGCCCTGGTGAGCCTTTGGGATGTTCCCGAGCTGGTTTGTGTCAGGACCTTCTCAAG GTTAGACTGGCCTGTACGTGCCTTGAGCTTCAGCCATGATGGGCAGCTCTTGGCATCTGCCTCTGAAGATCTCATCATAGATGTGGCTCATGTCGAAACAG GTGAAAAGGTAACGGAAGTCCACTGCGAATCGCCGACCTTCACCGTAGCCTGGCACCCCAAGAGGTACCTGCTTGCATTCGCCTGTGACGACAAGGACAAGTATAACAGAGAGAGGGATGCAGGCAGCATCAAACTGTTTGGATTACCCAGCGATTGA